The Branchiostoma floridae strain S238N-H82 chromosome 18, Bfl_VNyyK, whole genome shotgun sequence DNA window CATAGGTCACAGAGAGTCTGCAGAGACAGCGACACCATCCGCTAGAGCAAACCAAGAGGGTACAGGGCGTTCGTCGGTTTTCGATTTTGAAGACAACGAAATGGCGGATGAGGAGGTCGAAATGTTAGTATTAACTTAGTAAAGTTTCCCTGATTTCGAACATGATAAAAATCTCGTTCATTCAACCAAAAAGTGACAACACAACATTCATTACATGTTGATTTTCTTGATCTTCTTTCCAGGATAGATGTGGAGGAGATCCCCGATCCTGGCAGCCCTGGAAGGAACGCCTCAGTGGCCAGCCCTGGAAGGGACTCCTTGGCTAGCCGTGGAAGAGACTCCTTGGCTAGCCGTGGAAGAGACTCCTTGGCAAGCCCTGGGAGGGACTCCTTACCCAGCCCTGGGAGGGACTCCTTACCCAGCCCTGGGAGGGACTCCTTACCCAGCCCTGGGAGGGACTCCTTACCCAGCCCTGGGAGGGACTCCTTACCTAGCCCTGGGAGGGACTCATTCACCTTGTCCATCCCTGGAAGGAACCACTTGGCTAGTGCTGATGGTGAGTCATGCAAAACACTTATTTTCCAAATTGTTCATGAGAAAACATGCAGTCTATCATATGTtacaaatgtgtaaaatatgtacaTCCGCATGCTGTCTAGACAACAATTATTGTCATGAGATCCATGTTGAATCAATCAACCAATTTTCTAACATATAATATTGACATCAACATttccgcctggccgaatagtaatagggggcttaatttggccaagttaggaataaaagcctagttggagttaattggcctcGGGGTGTTGGCCGACCTGGGGGTGAGAAGTAACTCCTCTGGCCgcctgactcccctagcgtactattgactctatttgtccaatgtCTAATTAGACccccgatccgcggagcctggtggGGGCTACTATGCATAGACATTGTTGTGTTTTCCCCAAACCTACCTTATTCGAAATAGATAGCTTTTTTGTTCCGGGGGCAAAGCTGAAATGCCTCGCACCTTAATGTGGACTAgaaattgttttactttcaacaaaataaaaccttcttggcgaaggtaatgaattaccatggtgaaaatttgcattttttggATATCGTACATATTGTATTAGGATTCTACTAACCTGACATTTCCTTATGTTTACAGACGTCCTTGTGACAACTACGCCACGTGCGAACGTTGACATGGAAGGTAAGCAAATTGTACACATACAATACATGCATTTCATACATACATCTAGCCGCTTCAAACTCACACACAGAAACAACCTGCcgcatcacacacacacacacacacacacacacacacacacacacacacacacacacacacacacacacacacacacacacacgcacacgtatCGCGACTCTGTGTGAGGACctagtgtatgtgtgtttggtttgtctgtgtgtgtgtgtgtctgtgcgtgcgcGCGCCCGTATTTATGTGTTTCAGTGTAGTATCACATTTATATGCGTATGTTTGTAACGTACAAATAGTATGCCTTTTGtgtatatacatttttcatGCTGATTGGCCGAGATGAATGGTCAGTGGCTTGGCATGGTAACCATTCTCTATCGCGAGCAGTCAGGTACATAACATAACTGCACGGTGCCGCGAGTGTTGTCCGATCCGACAGCCTGTCCTTCATTAGCGAAGGCACTGGGCATTATAACAggatgtgtatgtgtgtgtgcggtttgcctgtgtgtgcgtgtgcgtgtgcgcgtgCGCGGTCAGGAGCTGGAAGGCCACTGTCGCACCTCCGTCAGGCACGGCCTCAATCAATTCGGAGTCAATATAAATATATCCGTCtatctatgtatgtgtgtgagttcATTAAGTtgatattaatgaatgaatgaatgacctttattgtacatttgtgctcaaacaagctaagtacaggtcgtagcgctagtgatgtAAGTATGTACAAGTCATTAATATATGTATGTTCGTGGCGTAAAAATATAATTCATTTGGGTCTAGTTCgtacattttgcatgttgtTTGACCGAGGTCATATGTCAACGGCTTAGCCTGGTAAACATTCTGTTGCGATCCGGAAGGTCTCaaacatattctccaagcagaggttaggcaccGACTGTTTTTTTATCGTTGTTTTAGTcgattttatcgggctttctatcttttatctttatcttgctgtgtcaaaacctgaaGCGGCTAGATGTATGTATGAAATGCATATATTGTATTTGGCCCCCCGTTATCAGTGCCTTTATCGACGATACAGCATTTCTTTCTATTGGTGGGTATTCCTACTGGCGTCTGacattcaacaaaacaaaacattacacGCAGATCAAAGACCCTTTCACTTGAAATCTTTCTCCAAACACTTCCTCAAGCACAATTTAACCCTCTCGAAGGTTCAGGCCTTTTCAAAACATAATAACAATCCTGCTCAAAACAAATTTTCCAATCCTTTTCAAAAAATTCCGATGATACTCCGTGGTATCGCAAGTTTCTAATATTTTAAGCAgtccaaaatgtttttgtcgtTCACAGTGGGTTCGCTCCGGACCAACGAAGATTTCACGGAGCTGGTGGCCGGCACGTATGGTGAGACTGGGACTACTGTCTTTTTTTTCCTCCATGAAAGAGAAATTTGTGTTGAATTGGAAACATTACATTACGGCAACTCCTTTTGCATTACGGACCAAGTAACTTTCTGCCTTGAAATACACCATCTACAGATCCCTTTGCTGGCCACTTTTACCAGACAATGCGTGTCGTGGCCAACCTACCTGCCACGAGCCTGAGCTCTGTTTACAATACACCGATACTGACCACTGAGTTCAGAGTGGTAAGTAGAATCATATCATTCCTTCTACTTTGACAAATGATAATTCTTTAATCTCAGACTTCTGTAATGACGCGCTGCTGTTTGGTACGGTGAATCGCGTTTGGTAGGGAGTGCGAATATGTACATCACATAGCAAATGGAATATGATCACAGCTTAATTTAAATAAACCACGGGACAGTCTTTATTCAAAACTGTTCTACTTGCATTTGGCCTCTTCAGTGCCGACTGTACTCGTCGTCGAGGTTAACGAGAAAAGGAATCAAGGCTGTCTGGAAGTATAATAAATGATCGCCTGGCTAATGTGAATCGCTTATTTTCTGGTTCCCCATTACAACGATGCCATATTTGTAGTGGAGCGACTCATGGTTTGCTAACATTACACTTCACACCGGTTCAGAGTGTTTGAGATGCCTGCATCTATTCCCTACAGGCGCAGGCCCAAGCAGTTGCCGACACTCGGATATTGCTGGTGGCACTAGCAGTGCCATCAGCAGGCAGTGCTATTATAAGGTAAGACTGTACTTTGGTCTAAATTTGTCTGGCaggaaatgtgtgtgtgtgtgtgtgtgtgtgtggagggagggggggggggcaaggatGTAAATGAAATCTAAAATGGAGGAACGAGCTGGCGTATAACCATATTTCAGCGAAACATTGTCTGTCTTACATTCATTCACTTTGATTGACTGAAATCTGATGACTTGAGAGCCTTTTTCATGTTGCAGTTGTCTGTACTTTCCTGAATCCTTACAACACTAACTAGTCGAACTTATGACTCACTGGAGAACATTTAACGATATtgccaaaatgaacaaaaaacgGACAAGATGAACAGCAAAGAATGTATTATCACCTATTTGCTTCATTTGATATTGCTATCTCTTTGTTGTCATAAAGCCTGATGCTGGATCCGGAATTCCAGCAACGAGTTAGGAACACTGCATACTTGTGGGTGGCGGAGCCACGATCAAGCCAGGGAAATTCGGGTAAAGCACTAATTTGTTACCTCTTGTATCTCTGTTAAATTTGCGTCCTTCTAGTTTCTATACAGGGAAATCTATACTAGTATAAGATTTGCCCAATTGCTATCTATCTTTATTTAAGTAGGAACAGATCTTGTTCGAAGTAATGATGTTATGATGTTACTGCAGCTCGCACAGAGCTGGACCTGGCAGGCTATGGCGCCGACAACATTCTGGCTGTGTGCATCCCCGGTCAGACCTCTCGGCTACGCCGACTGGGAGTGTTTGAAGGTGAGCGGTCTACAAACCAACTGGTTCACGGAAATGTTATGTTGACATTCCTCCTTATC harbors:
- the LOC118405266 gene encoding uncharacterized protein LOC118405266 isoform X2; this translates as MLLDTSNDVEMQGPPRTTTKQAIIQQGRLVNGVRFRTEMSGQDLEDVIRRAMRHTQLPLNGRLTIHSSEPSGWRFQRAEPLVSIDGEDLRTRLSQASQICYISHRESAETATPSARANQEGTGRSSVFDFEDNEMADEEVEMIDVEEIPDPGSPGRNASVASPGRDSLASRGRDSLASRGRDSLASPGRDSLPSPGRDSLPSPGRDSLPSPGRDSLPSPGRDSLPSPGRDSFTLSIPGRNHLASADDVLVTTTPRANVDMEVGSLRTNEDFTELVAGTYDPFAGHFYQTMRVVANLPATSLSSVYNTPILTTEFRVAQAQAVADTRILLVALAVPSAGSAIISLMLDPEFQQRVRNTAYLWVAEPRSSQGNSARTELDLAGYGADNILAVCIPGQTSRLRRLGVFEERLLTTRAFSDMMDLAEEALTGVRQEREQLRQWRALRQAQDEEFRQAEEQGATDRVREVEHAERGSTPEEKQIADSLIPQNQETEYETWLTPAEHIQARWGSSALRQVQAEEQGATDRVREVEHAERGSTPEEKQIADSLIPQNQETEYETWLTPAEHTRAWWASSALRQVAVSYESEDEDEPDEK